One window of Papaver somniferum cultivar HN1 chromosome 9, ASM357369v1, whole genome shotgun sequence genomic DNA carries:
- the LOC113311936 gene encoding pentatricopeptide repeat-containing protein At4g02750-like, protein MSGKDLVLLTKRISERSVKGEIDTARKIFDEMPHRDCITWNVMLRSYIENHRISDAQDMFESMHEKNTVSWNSMIMAYARERKMHIALKLFFIMPDKDVTSWTTIISGLSRDRQITDAWRLFKLMPEPNSISWSAIISGFQQNGLASKTLILFRQMLSVGIRPTPHSFTSVFTASADVAAHSIGQQLYSQCIKVGFEGNTHVGNSAISMFVKSGNLDFARGIYVGLPQPDIVTWNSMIVGYGQNGYGVESVLVFHQMQKAHFLPDSISFLGVLQGCSHCGLVEEAIQYFRNMKMGYGISPGPEHYACIVDVLSRAGFVKEALMIILKMPFEPTAIFWRTLLNGCKIWGNLNLGMFAAARVLDLEPHNSSACLMAIEIYSSVGRFTDALDMRRRMNQREAKKEIGYSWVDINGKVPLFTTRDETHAESENIYNTLELLYYDMQ, encoded by the coding sequence ATGAGTGGTAAAGATTTGGTGTTACTCACCAAAAGAATATCGGAACGGTCAGTAAAAGGAGAAATAGATACTGCAAGAAAGATATTTGATGAAATGCCCCATCGAGATTGTATTACTTGGAACGTTATGCTTAGGAGTTACATTGAGAATCATAGGATTAGTGATGCGCAAGATATGTTTGAAAgtatgcatgagaagaacactgTATCATGGAATTCAATGATCATGGCTTATGCCCGAGAAAGAAAGATGCATATCGCGCTGAAGCTGTTTTTTATCATGCCTGATAAGGATGTTACCAGCTGGACTACAATCATTTCAGGGCTTTCTCGAGACAGACAAATAACAGATGCGTGGCGGTTGTTTAAGCTAATGCCTGAACCTAACTCTATTTCATGGTCTGCTATTATATCAGGATTTCAACAAAATGGGTTGGCTTCTAAAACCTTGATTCTTTTTAGACAAATGTTATCAGTGGGTATTCGACCAACTCCCCATTCATTTACTAGCGTTTTTACTGCTTCTGCAGATGTAGCTGCACACTCAATTGGCCAGCAACTGTATTCTCAGTGTATTAAAGTGGGGTTTGAGGGTAACACTCATGTAGGAAACTCAGCCATTTCGATGTTTGTGAAATCTGGGAATTTGGATTTTGCAAGGGGAATATATGTAGGTTTGCCTCAGCCTGACATTGTCACCTGGAATTCTATGATTGTGGGTTATGGGCAAAATGGATATGGTGTggaatcggttttggttttccATCAAATGCAAAAAGCTCACTTTTTACCTGACAGCATTAGTTTCTTGGGTGTACTTCAAGGGTGCAGCCACTGTGGACTTGTGGAAGAAGCAATTCAATACTTCAGAAATATGAAGATGGGCTATGGGATTTCCCCTGGACCTGAGCACTATGCTTGCATTGTGGATGTCCTCTCACGTGCAGGGTTCGTCAAAGAAGCATTGATGATAATACTAAAAATGCCATTTGAACCCACGGCCATCTTTTGGAGAACATTGCTGAACGGGTGTAAGATTTGGGGTAATTTGAACTTGGGCATGTTTGCAGCTGCTCGAGTATTAGACCTTGAACCCCATAATTCAAGTGCTTGTTTGATGGCCATTGAGATTTATTCATCTGTTGGACGATTCACAGATGCTTTAGATATGAGGAGGAGAATGAATCAAAGAGAAGCAAAGAAGGAGATTGGTTACAGTTGGGTTGACATAaatggtaaggtacctttgtttACCACAAGGGATGAAACTCATGCTGAATCAGAAAATATTTACAATACACTTGAGCTGTTATACTATGATATGCAGTAG
- the LOC113307539 gene encoding protein CNGC15b-like isoform X1, with translation MNVMGRIEKFKFQDDAEVSKYTASKVDNLVKLTYKIDGTQFPDSSPRMSDADGSDRISKSLKSKVLSRVFSEDYERANKKILDPRGSLIHRWNKMFLIACLVSLFVDPLFFFIPGAKDDMCIEVGLGLEIFLTVVRSLADVFYIVQIYVRFQTAYVAPSSRVFGRGELVIDSKKIAAKYLAKDFWIDLVAALPLPQVLIWCAFTNPGSSTVTNTKNILRFSIIFQYLPRLFLIFPLSQQIVKATGVVTETAWAGAAYNLMLYMLASHVVGACWYLLAIERQESCWRTVCQVQRATCRSGFFDCRNMNKPNRVDWFTSSNITSLCTTVNDYFKFGIYGDALDFDVTSASFFNKYFYCLWWGLRNLSSLGQNLSTSTYVGEISFAIVIAIVGLVLFALLIGNMQTYLQSTTVRLEEWRIKRTDTEQWMRHRQLPQELRQCVRRYDQYKWLATRGVDEETLLKGLPMDLRRDIKRHLCLDLVRRVPLFDQMDERMLDAICERLKPALCTQGTCVVREGDPVNEMLFIIRGHLDSNTTNGGRTGFFNSCRIGPGDFCGEELLTWALDPHPSCILPSSTRTVKAISEVEAFALIADDLKFVASQFRRLHSKQLRHKFRFYSHQWRTWGACFIQAAWRRFKKRNLAAQLRARESWSEPSPLAPIDLSCLPPPGSGLAVYAARLAASTRRGAKLSYGSDSPKVSSLQKPSEPDFAVED, from the exons ATGAACGTGATGGGCAGAATTGAGAAATTCAA ATTTCAGGATGATGCTGAAGTTTCCAAGTACACAGCAAGTAAAGTAGACAATTTGGTTAAGCTGACTTACAAGATAGATGGAACACAGTTCCCTGATTCAAGCCCGAGGATGTCCGACGCTGACGGGTCGGACAGGATAAGCAAATCGTTAAAATCTAAAGTGCTATCAAGAGTATTTTCTGAAGACTACGAAAGAGCCAATAAGAAAATATTGGATCCCCGCGGATCATTAATTCATCGATGGAACAAAATGTTCTTAATAGCGTGTTTAGTTTCTCTTTTTGTGGATCCATTATTTTTTTTCATACCAGGTGCTAAAGATGACATGTGTATTGAAGTTGGATTAGGTCTTGAAATATTCCTCACTGTTGTAAGGTCATTAGCGGATGTATTTTACATAGTTCAGATATATGTACGGTTTCAAACAGCTTATGTTGCTCCATCCTCTCGTGTATTTGGTAGAGGCGAGCTCGTAATAGATTCTAAAAAGATTGCCGCTAAGTACCTAGCAAAGGATTTCTGGATTGACCTTGTAGCAGCATTACCGCTTCCACAG GTGTTAATTTGGTGTGCATTCACTAATCCAGGGAGTTCAACAGTGACAAATACGAAAAACATTCTTCGGTTCAGCATAATTTTCCAATATCTACCCAGGCTATTTCTCATTTTCCCACTCTCACAACAGATTGTAAAAGCCACAGGTGTTGTGACAGAGACTGCATGGGCCGGAGCTGCTTATAACCTAATGCTGTATATGCTGGCAAGCCAT GTTGTAGGAGCTTGCTGGTACCTCTTAGCGATTGAACGACAAGAATCATGTTGGAGGACTGTCTGCCAAGTCCAGAGGGCAACTTGTCGAAGTGGATTTTTTGATTGTCGTAACATGAATAAGCCAAATAGGGTTGATTGGTTTACATCGAGCAACATCACTTCACTGTGTACTACTGTCAATGACTACTTTAAGTTTGGAATATATGGGGACGCATTAGACTTCGATGTGACATCCGCGTCATTCTTTAACAAGTACTTTTACTGTCTTTGGTGGGGTTTGAGGAACCTGAG CTCTTTAGGGCAAAATCTTTCGACAAGCACTTACGTTGGAGAAATAAGTTTTGCCATCGTTATTGCGATTGTTGGTCTGGTGCTTTTCGCTTTGCTTATCGGAAATATGCAA ACTTACCTCCAATCAACAACTGTGCGATTAGAAGAGTGGAGAATCAAGAGAACAGACACCGAACAATGGATGAGGCACAGGCAGTTACCTCAGGAATTACGGCAATGTGTTAGAAGGTATGATCAATATAAGTGGCTGGCAACTAGAGGAGTTGATGAAGAAACTCTTCTCAAAGGTCTCCCAATGGATCTTCGTCGAGACATTAAAAGACACTTGTGTCTTGACCTAGTTCGACGA GTACCTCTCTTTGATCAAATGGATGAAAGAATGTTAGACGCAATATGTGAAAGACTAAAACCTGCACTATGTACCCAAGGTACGTGCGTGGTACGCGAAGGAGATCCGGTTAATGAAATGTTATTTATCATCAGAGGTCACCTTGATTCCAACACAACAAATGGCGGTAGAACTGGTTTCTTCAACTCATGCAGAATTGGCCCTGGTGACTTCTGCGGAGAAGAGCTATTAACATGGGCGCTTGATCCACATCCGAGTTGTATCCTCCCGTCATCAACTCGAACAGTTAAGGCAATTTCCGAGGTAGAAGCATTTGCTCTCATAGCAGATGatctaaaatttgtagcttctcaatTCCGTAGACTTCACAGTAAACAACTGCGGCATAAGTTCCGGTTCTACTCACATCAATGGCGAACTTGGGGAGCATGTTTTATACAAGCAGCGTGGCGTAGGTTTAAGAAACGGAATTTAGCAGCTCAACTAAGGGCTAGGGAGAGTTGGAGTGAACCGTCGCCATTGGCACCAATAGATTTGTCATGTTTGCCCCCACCAGGGTCTGGTTTAGCCGTTTATGCCGCACGATTAGCAGCAAGCACTAGAAGAGGTGCAAAGTTATCATATGGATCAGATTCTCCTAAAGTTAGCTCTTTGCAGAAACCTTCTGAACCAGATTTTGCCGTTGAAGATTGA
- the LOC113307539 gene encoding protein CNGC15b-like isoform X3 has translation MNVMGRIEKFKFQDDAEVSKYTASKVDNLVKLTYKIDGTQFPDSSPRMSDADGSDRISKSLKSKVLSRVFSEDYERANKKILDPRGSLIHRWNKMFLIACLVSLFVDPLFFFIPGAKDDMCIEVGLGLEIFLTVVRGELVIDSKKIAAKYLAKDFWIDLVAALPLPQVLIWCAFTNPGSSTVTNTKNILRFSIIFQYLPRLFLIFPLSQQIVKATGVVTETAWAGAAYNLMLYMLASHVVGACWYLLAIERQESCWRTVCQVQRATCRSGFFDCRNMNKPNRVDWFTSSNITSLCTTVNDYFKFGIYGDALDFDVTSASFFNKYFYCLWWGLRNLSSLGQNLSTSTYVGEISFAIVIAIVGLVLFALLIGNMQTYLQSTTVRLEEWRIKRTDTEQWMRHRQLPQELRQCVRRYDQYKWLATRGVDEETLLKGLPMDLRRDIKRHLCLDLVRRVPLFDQMDERMLDAICERLKPALCTQGTCVVREGDPVNEMLFIIRGHLDSNTTNGGRTGFFNSCRIGPGDFCGEELLTWALDPHPSCILPSSTRTVKAISEVEAFALIADDLKFVASQFRRLHSKQLRHKFRFYSHQWRTWGACFIQAAWRRFKKRNLAAQLRARESWSEPSPLAPIDLSCLPPPGSGLAVYAARLAASTRRGAKLSYGSDSPKVSSLQKPSEPDFAVED, from the exons ATGAACGTGATGGGCAGAATTGAGAAATTCAA ATTTCAGGATGATGCTGAAGTTTCCAAGTACACAGCAAGTAAAGTAGACAATTTGGTTAAGCTGACTTACAAGATAGATGGAACACAGTTCCCTGATTCAAGCCCGAGGATGTCCGACGCTGACGGGTCGGACAGGATAAGCAAATCGTTAAAATCTAAAGTGCTATCAAGAGTATTTTCTGAAGACTACGAAAGAGCCAATAAGAAAATATTGGATCCCCGCGGATCATTAATTCATCGATGGAACAAAATGTTCTTAATAGCGTGTTTAGTTTCTCTTTTTGTGGATCCATTATTTTTTTTCATACCAGGTGCTAAAGATGACATGTGTATTGAAGTTGGATTAGGTCTTGAAATATTCCTCACTGTTGTAAG AGGCGAGCTCGTAATAGATTCTAAAAAGATTGCCGCTAAGTACCTAGCAAAGGATTTCTGGATTGACCTTGTAGCAGCATTACCGCTTCCACAG GTGTTAATTTGGTGTGCATTCACTAATCCAGGGAGTTCAACAGTGACAAATACGAAAAACATTCTTCGGTTCAGCATAATTTTCCAATATCTACCCAGGCTATTTCTCATTTTCCCACTCTCACAACAGATTGTAAAAGCCACAGGTGTTGTGACAGAGACTGCATGGGCCGGAGCTGCTTATAACCTAATGCTGTATATGCTGGCAAGCCAT GTTGTAGGAGCTTGCTGGTACCTCTTAGCGATTGAACGACAAGAATCATGTTGGAGGACTGTCTGCCAAGTCCAGAGGGCAACTTGTCGAAGTGGATTTTTTGATTGTCGTAACATGAATAAGCCAAATAGGGTTGATTGGTTTACATCGAGCAACATCACTTCACTGTGTACTACTGTCAATGACTACTTTAAGTTTGGAATATATGGGGACGCATTAGACTTCGATGTGACATCCGCGTCATTCTTTAACAAGTACTTTTACTGTCTTTGGTGGGGTTTGAGGAACCTGAG CTCTTTAGGGCAAAATCTTTCGACAAGCACTTACGTTGGAGAAATAAGTTTTGCCATCGTTATTGCGATTGTTGGTCTGGTGCTTTTCGCTTTGCTTATCGGAAATATGCAA ACTTACCTCCAATCAACAACTGTGCGATTAGAAGAGTGGAGAATCAAGAGAACAGACACCGAACAATGGATGAGGCACAGGCAGTTACCTCAGGAATTACGGCAATGTGTTAGAAGGTATGATCAATATAAGTGGCTGGCAACTAGAGGAGTTGATGAAGAAACTCTTCTCAAAGGTCTCCCAATGGATCTTCGTCGAGACATTAAAAGACACTTGTGTCTTGACCTAGTTCGACGA GTACCTCTCTTTGATCAAATGGATGAAAGAATGTTAGACGCAATATGTGAAAGACTAAAACCTGCACTATGTACCCAAGGTACGTGCGTGGTACGCGAAGGAGATCCGGTTAATGAAATGTTATTTATCATCAGAGGTCACCTTGATTCCAACACAACAAATGGCGGTAGAACTGGTTTCTTCAACTCATGCAGAATTGGCCCTGGTGACTTCTGCGGAGAAGAGCTATTAACATGGGCGCTTGATCCACATCCGAGTTGTATCCTCCCGTCATCAACTCGAACAGTTAAGGCAATTTCCGAGGTAGAAGCATTTGCTCTCATAGCAGATGatctaaaatttgtagcttctcaatTCCGTAGACTTCACAGTAAACAACTGCGGCATAAGTTCCGGTTCTACTCACATCAATGGCGAACTTGGGGAGCATGTTTTATACAAGCAGCGTGGCGTAGGTTTAAGAAACGGAATTTAGCAGCTCAACTAAGGGCTAGGGAGAGTTGGAGTGAACCGTCGCCATTGGCACCAATAGATTTGTCATGTTTGCCCCCACCAGGGTCTGGTTTAGCCGTTTATGCCGCACGATTAGCAGCAAGCACTAGAAGAGGTGCAAAGTTATCATATGGATCAGATTCTCCTAAAGTTAGCTCTTTGCAGAAACCTTCTGAACCAGATTTTGCCGTTGAAGATTGA
- the LOC113307539 gene encoding protein CNGC15b-like isoform X2, protein MEYTKSRSVRFQDDAEVSKYTASKVDNLVKLTYKIDGTQFPDSSPRMSDADGSDRISKSLKSKVLSRVFSEDYERANKKILDPRGSLIHRWNKMFLIACLVSLFVDPLFFFIPGAKDDMCIEVGLGLEIFLTVVRSLADVFYIVQIYVRFQTAYVAPSSRVFGRGELVIDSKKIAAKYLAKDFWIDLVAALPLPQVLIWCAFTNPGSSTVTNTKNILRFSIIFQYLPRLFLIFPLSQQIVKATGVVTETAWAGAAYNLMLYMLASHVVGACWYLLAIERQESCWRTVCQVQRATCRSGFFDCRNMNKPNRVDWFTSSNITSLCTTVNDYFKFGIYGDALDFDVTSASFFNKYFYCLWWGLRNLSSLGQNLSTSTYVGEISFAIVIAIVGLVLFALLIGNMQTYLQSTTVRLEEWRIKRTDTEQWMRHRQLPQELRQCVRRYDQYKWLATRGVDEETLLKGLPMDLRRDIKRHLCLDLVRRVPLFDQMDERMLDAICERLKPALCTQGTCVVREGDPVNEMLFIIRGHLDSNTTNGGRTGFFNSCRIGPGDFCGEELLTWALDPHPSCILPSSTRTVKAISEVEAFALIADDLKFVASQFRRLHSKQLRHKFRFYSHQWRTWGACFIQAAWRRFKKRNLAAQLRARESWSEPSPLAPIDLSCLPPPGSGLAVYAARLAASTRRGAKLSYGSDSPKVSSLQKPSEPDFAVED, encoded by the exons ATGGAATACACTAAATCAAGATCAGTGAG ATTTCAGGATGATGCTGAAGTTTCCAAGTACACAGCAAGTAAAGTAGACAATTTGGTTAAGCTGACTTACAAGATAGATGGAACACAGTTCCCTGATTCAAGCCCGAGGATGTCCGACGCTGACGGGTCGGACAGGATAAGCAAATCGTTAAAATCTAAAGTGCTATCAAGAGTATTTTCTGAAGACTACGAAAGAGCCAATAAGAAAATATTGGATCCCCGCGGATCATTAATTCATCGATGGAACAAAATGTTCTTAATAGCGTGTTTAGTTTCTCTTTTTGTGGATCCATTATTTTTTTTCATACCAGGTGCTAAAGATGACATGTGTATTGAAGTTGGATTAGGTCTTGAAATATTCCTCACTGTTGTAAGGTCATTAGCGGATGTATTTTACATAGTTCAGATATATGTACGGTTTCAAACAGCTTATGTTGCTCCATCCTCTCGTGTATTTGGTAGAGGCGAGCTCGTAATAGATTCTAAAAAGATTGCCGCTAAGTACCTAGCAAAGGATTTCTGGATTGACCTTGTAGCAGCATTACCGCTTCCACAG GTGTTAATTTGGTGTGCATTCACTAATCCAGGGAGTTCAACAGTGACAAATACGAAAAACATTCTTCGGTTCAGCATAATTTTCCAATATCTACCCAGGCTATTTCTCATTTTCCCACTCTCACAACAGATTGTAAAAGCCACAGGTGTTGTGACAGAGACTGCATGGGCCGGAGCTGCTTATAACCTAATGCTGTATATGCTGGCAAGCCAT GTTGTAGGAGCTTGCTGGTACCTCTTAGCGATTGAACGACAAGAATCATGTTGGAGGACTGTCTGCCAAGTCCAGAGGGCAACTTGTCGAAGTGGATTTTTTGATTGTCGTAACATGAATAAGCCAAATAGGGTTGATTGGTTTACATCGAGCAACATCACTTCACTGTGTACTACTGTCAATGACTACTTTAAGTTTGGAATATATGGGGACGCATTAGACTTCGATGTGACATCCGCGTCATTCTTTAACAAGTACTTTTACTGTCTTTGGTGGGGTTTGAGGAACCTGAG CTCTTTAGGGCAAAATCTTTCGACAAGCACTTACGTTGGAGAAATAAGTTTTGCCATCGTTATTGCGATTGTTGGTCTGGTGCTTTTCGCTTTGCTTATCGGAAATATGCAA ACTTACCTCCAATCAACAACTGTGCGATTAGAAGAGTGGAGAATCAAGAGAACAGACACCGAACAATGGATGAGGCACAGGCAGTTACCTCAGGAATTACGGCAATGTGTTAGAAGGTATGATCAATATAAGTGGCTGGCAACTAGAGGAGTTGATGAAGAAACTCTTCTCAAAGGTCTCCCAATGGATCTTCGTCGAGACATTAAAAGACACTTGTGTCTTGACCTAGTTCGACGA GTACCTCTCTTTGATCAAATGGATGAAAGAATGTTAGACGCAATATGTGAAAGACTAAAACCTGCACTATGTACCCAAGGTACGTGCGTGGTACGCGAAGGAGATCCGGTTAATGAAATGTTATTTATCATCAGAGGTCACCTTGATTCCAACACAACAAATGGCGGTAGAACTGGTTTCTTCAACTCATGCAGAATTGGCCCTGGTGACTTCTGCGGAGAAGAGCTATTAACATGGGCGCTTGATCCACATCCGAGTTGTATCCTCCCGTCATCAACTCGAACAGTTAAGGCAATTTCCGAGGTAGAAGCATTTGCTCTCATAGCAGATGatctaaaatttgtagcttctcaatTCCGTAGACTTCACAGTAAACAACTGCGGCATAAGTTCCGGTTCTACTCACATCAATGGCGAACTTGGGGAGCATGTTTTATACAAGCAGCGTGGCGTAGGTTTAAGAAACGGAATTTAGCAGCTCAACTAAGGGCTAGGGAGAGTTGGAGTGAACCGTCGCCATTGGCACCAATAGATTTGTCATGTTTGCCCCCACCAGGGTCTGGTTTAGCCGTTTATGCCGCACGATTAGCAGCAAGCACTAGAAGAGGTGCAAAGTTATCATATGGATCAGATTCTCCTAAAGTTAGCTCTTTGCAGAAACCTTCTGAACCAGATTTTGCCGTTGAAGATTGA
- the LOC113310605 gene encoding 29 kDa ribonucleoprotein A, chloroplastic-like, translating into MASSSLVLPSISIKTLVLSKTGRNTCLSLPSSTLCLSSSLKTKPISISSSFPSNKGCSSSRFVTRVAAEFDQASSGRDETNFSPDLKIFVGNLPFSVESADLAELFEQAGSVEMVEVIYDKISGRSRGFGFVTMSSTDEVKAAVEQFNGYEIDGRQLRVNSGPPPPKDDYSSRPPRIGGGGGGSGGFDSSNRCYVGNLSWGVDDLALETLFNEQGKVLEAKVVYDRETGRSRGFGFVTYGSAEEVQGAIDSLDGADLNGRSIRVSVAEARQRRQF; encoded by the exons ATGGCTTCATCTTCTTTAGTCCTCCCATCAATCtctatcaaaaccctagttttatccaAAACGGGAAGAAACACTTGTTTGTCTTTACCATCTTCAACTCtttgtctttcttcttctctcaaaaccaaacccatttcgatttcttcttcatttccatCTAATAAAGGGTGTTCATCTTCTCGTTTTGTCACAAGGGTTGCTGCTGAATTTGACCAAGCTTCTTCTGGTCGAGATGAAACTAATTTCTCTCCTGATTTGAAGATTTTTGTGGGTAATCTTCCTTTTAGTGTAGAAAGTGCTGATCTTGCTGAATTGTTCGAACAAGCTGGTAGTGTTGAGATGGTTGAG GTGATATATGATAAAATTAGTGGAAGAAGCAGAGGATTTGGGTTTGTGACTATGTCATCCACCGATGAAGTTAAGGCTGCAGTGGAGCAATTCAATGGCTAT GAAATCGATGGGAGGCAATTGAGGGTGAACTCTGGTCCTCCTCCACCAAAGGACGATTATTCCTCGAGGCCACCCCGaattggtggtggcggtggtggcagtGGCGGTTTCGATTCTTCCAACAGGTGTTATGTTGGCAACCTTTCATGGGGTGTCGATGATTTAGCACTTGAAACCTTGTTCAATGAGCAAGGAAAAGTTTTGGAAGCCAAAGTGGTTTATGATAGGGAGACTGGTAGATCAAGGGGTTTTGGATTTGTCACTTACGGCTCTGCTGAAGAGGTCCAGGGTGCAATTGATTCTCTAGATGGCGCT GATTTGAATGGTAGATCAATCCGAGTGAGCGTGGCAGAGGCAAGGCAAAGGCGCCAATTTTGA